In Liquorilactobacillus nagelii DSM 13675, the following proteins share a genomic window:
- the parC gene encoding DNA topoisomerase IV subunit A — protein MTETTNDRNIQELSLESVMGERFGRYSKYIIQERALPDIRDGLKPVQRRILYAMNQDGNTYDKAFRKSAKSVGNVMGNFHPHGDSSIYEAMVRLSQDWKVREPLVEMHGNNGSMDGDPPAAMRYTEARLSKISGELLRDIQKKTVDFVPNFDDTEEEPTVLPARFPNLLINGATGISAGYATEIPPHNLHETIQAVIYLLAHPKAELADLMKFVKGPDFPTGGIVQGKDGILKAYQTGRGRVILRAKTETEELKGGRSQILVKEIPYEVNKAVLVKRIDEIRLLKKVEGIAEVRDESDRQGLQIAIELKRNANTQGILNYLFKNTDLQISYNFNMVAINNMRPELVGLKTILAAYVKYQREVVTRRTQFDLKKAQERQHIVAGLIKALSILDQVIKTIRSSQNKQDAKNNLVAEYDFTEKQAEAIVSLQLYRLTNTDVTALQQEAAELAAKIKQFELILHNPSELDRVIKEELTAIDHEYATPRKTKIEAEVQQLKIETEVMVAPEDVVVLVSRSGYLKRSSLRSFSATDEADNGLKPDDQIVLQVTANTLDHLMIFTDHGNLIYRPIHEIPDVKWKDTGQHLSQTVGLATDENILQAFVFKDLNQTGNFVLATRQGAIKQTSLNSLKPGRTYRTRAAVAIKLKDQNDRLIQVAYLQPNEVEQLDVVTCSWGGYGLRYSLAEVPVSGPRAAGVKAMDLRDDYLTAVILVKSEDILGLLTQRGAFKRMKVTEIPKTSRARRGVKILRDLKRKPHRIIYAANLNQILRWQVSTATSQIIEVLVQEHSLADRYSNGSFVIDVESQGEIVQIRQEKIAEEVSHEDK, from the coding sequence ATGACAGAAACAACAAATGACCGTAACATTCAAGAACTTTCGCTTGAATCGGTAATGGGTGAACGCTTTGGGCGCTACTCAAAGTACATTATCCAAGAGCGAGCTTTACCGGATATCCGTGATGGTTTGAAGCCTGTTCAACGAAGAATTTTATATGCGATGAATCAGGACGGCAACACATATGATAAAGCTTTTCGAAAGTCAGCTAAATCGGTCGGAAATGTGATGGGTAACTTTCATCCCCATGGAGATAGCTCAATTTATGAGGCAATGGTTCGGCTTAGTCAAGATTGGAAAGTTCGTGAACCATTAGTAGAGATGCATGGGAATAATGGATCGATGGATGGCGACCCGCCGGCGGCAATGCGATATACTGAAGCTCGTTTAAGTAAAATCTCAGGTGAGTTATTGCGTGATATACAGAAAAAAACAGTTGATTTTGTGCCCAACTTTGATGACACCGAGGAAGAACCGACTGTTTTGCCAGCTCGATTTCCTAACTTATTGATTAATGGTGCTACGGGAATTTCAGCTGGGTATGCAACTGAAATTCCTCCACATAACTTACATGAAACTATTCAGGCAGTAATTTATTTATTGGCTCACCCTAAAGCTGAGTTAGCAGATTTAATGAAATTTGTTAAGGGACCAGATTTTCCGACTGGAGGCATTGTTCAAGGCAAAGATGGCATTTTGAAAGCTTATCAGACTGGTCGTGGTCGAGTAATACTTCGGGCAAAAACGGAAACTGAAGAATTAAAGGGTGGTCGTTCACAAATTCTAGTTAAGGAAATCCCTTATGAAGTTAACAAAGCTGTTCTGGTTAAACGTATTGACGAGATTCGACTTCTTAAAAAGGTTGAGGGAATAGCTGAAGTTCGTGATGAAAGTGATCGACAGGGATTGCAGATTGCAATTGAGTTGAAAAGAAATGCCAATACGCAGGGTATTTTAAATTATTTGTTTAAAAACACTGATTTGCAAATTTCCTATAATTTTAATATGGTGGCAATCAACAATATGCGGCCAGAACTTGTGGGATTGAAGACGATCTTGGCTGCTTATGTTAAATACCAGCGGGAAGTTGTCACAAGACGAACCCAGTTTGATTTGAAAAAGGCTCAAGAACGTCAACACATTGTTGCCGGTTTAATTAAAGCACTCTCAATTCTTGATCAAGTGATTAAAACCATCCGTAGTAGTCAAAACAAGCAAGACGCTAAAAATAATTTAGTAGCTGAATACGACTTTACGGAAAAACAAGCTGAAGCAATCGTTTCTTTGCAATTATATCGGTTGACTAATACCGATGTAACAGCTTTGCAGCAAGAGGCTGCCGAACTAGCTGCTAAGATTAAACAATTCGAATTAATTTTGCATAATCCAAGTGAATTAGATCGTGTCATTAAAGAGGAGTTAACTGCAATTGATCATGAATATGCGACTCCACGAAAAACTAAAATTGAAGCAGAAGTTCAGCAATTAAAAATTGAGACTGAGGTGATGGTTGCTCCAGAGGATGTTGTTGTATTGGTCAGCCGCTCGGGTTATTTAAAACGCAGTTCATTACGTTCTTTTTCTGCCACTGATGAAGCAGATAATGGACTCAAACCAGATGATCAAATAGTTTTACAAGTAACAGCTAATACATTAGATCATTTGATGATTTTTACTGACCACGGAAATTTGATTTATCGACCAATTCATGAAATACCTGATGTCAAATGGAAGGATACTGGCCAACATTTATCACAAACGGTCGGTTTAGCGACTGATGAAAACATTTTACAGGCTTTTGTCTTTAAAGATTTAAATCAAACAGGAAATTTTGTTTTAGCTACTCGTCAAGGGGCTATCAAACAAACAAGTTTAAATTCTTTAAAACCAGGAAGAACTTATCGAACTCGTGCTGCCGTAGCAATTAAATTAAAAGATCAGAATGATCGTTTAATTCAGGTTGCCTATCTTCAGCCAAATGAAGTAGAGCAACTAGATGTAGTCACTTGTTCTTGGGGTGGTTATGGTTTGAGGTATTCGTTAGCAGAAGTTCCAGTTAGTGGGCCTAGAGCCGCTGGAGTTAAAGCAATGGATTTACGTGATGATTATTTAACAGCTGTTATTTTGGTTAAGTCAGAGGATATTTTAGGCTTATTAACTCAGCGTGGAGCCTTTAAGCGGATGAAAGTCACTGAAATACCTAAAACCTCACGTGCTCGGCGTGGAGTGAAGATTTTACGTGATTTGAAACGTAAGCCGCATCGGATTATTTATGCAGCTAACCTTAATCAGATTTTGCGTTGGCAAGTTTCAACAGCTACTTCGCAAATAATTGAAGTTTTGGTTCAGGAGCATTCGTTAGCTGATCGTTACTCTAACGGCTCATTTGTGATTGATGTCGAAAGTCAAGGCGAAATTGTTCAAATTAGACAAGAAAAAATAGCTGAAGAAGTCTCCCATGAAGATAAGTAA
- a CDS encoding aldose 1-epimerase family protein, producing the protein MEVYLENEQVKATFSNHGAELQSLFNKDTQIEYLWQADAKFWGRHAPVLFPFVGRLKDDQYRYGGENYEMHQHGFARDSDFEVIEKDSDHLIFELNSSATTKAIYPFDFKLRIGYFLQASALKVSYQVENLSDEKMLFSIGGHPAFNVPLQKDESFDDYLVEFQPVGNYLKIPLVGNYTDISAAQDDRMAGLRLTRTAFKRDALIYQLAHPVLLELTTTAHRHGVRLDLPATEYVGIWSPYPAEAPFVCIEPWWGLADDLSSTGELQQKRGIHELAQQQLFNASYTISIF; encoded by the coding sequence ATGGAAGTCTATTTAGAAAATGAACAAGTTAAAGCAACTTTTTCAAATCATGGTGCTGAACTGCAAAGCCTGTTTAATAAAGATACGCAGATTGAATATTTATGGCAAGCAGATGCAAAATTCTGGGGCAGGCACGCACCGGTTTTATTTCCATTTGTTGGTCGTTTAAAAGATGATCAATATCGTTATGGTGGCGAAAATTATGAAATGCATCAGCATGGTTTTGCTCGCGATAGTGATTTCGAGGTGATTGAAAAAGATTCAGATCATTTAATCTTTGAGCTTAATTCATCAGCGACAACTAAAGCAATTTATCCCTTCGACTTTAAACTGCGAATAGGTTACTTTTTACAAGCTTCAGCTCTAAAGGTAAGTTACCAAGTTGAAAATCTGTCTGATGAAAAAATGCTTTTTTCAATTGGGGGGCATCCAGCATTTAATGTTCCTTTGCAAAAAGATGAGTCGTTTGATGATTACTTAGTTGAGTTTCAACCAGTAGGAAATTATTTAAAAATTCCACTAGTAGGTAATTATACAGATATTTCGGCTGCTCAAGATGATCGGATGGCTGGTTTACGTTTAACGCGAACAGCCTTTAAAAGAGATGCTTTAATTTATCAGCTAGCGCACCCTGTTTTGCTTGAATTGACAACAACTGCTCATCGACATGGTGTTCGTTTAGACTTGCCAGCAACTGAGTATGTAGGTATTTGGTCACCATATCCAGCTGAAGCTCCCTTTGTTTGTATCGAACCTTGGTGGGGCTTAGCTGATGATCTTAGTTCAACTGGTGAATTGCAGCAGAAACGTGGAATTCATGAATTAGCGCAACAGCAACTTTTCAATGCATCATATACGATTAGTATTTTTTAA
- a CDS encoding NFACT RNA binding domain-containing protein: MSFDGLFTRAIAAELNQQLANGRIGKISQPYPNEVILTIRAHRHNFPLLLSAHPSYARIQITQIPFKNPIVPTNFTMSLRKYLEGAKLLNIEQLANDRVLFLNFATRNELGDELPLQLSIEIMGRYSNIILIDQTTQKIIDTIKHIGPGQNRYRTLLPGANYIQPPQQAKINPFNDNDKQYQYLVADYPNREVLAQKLQQVYQGFAKEHALYFADQLHRTDQAMADNWQATLKQVNHPAPSIVKNEDQRQVFFTFLAFPTKNVLHQTATLSEILDLYYQQKANHDRVQQLAGQLISLIRNQLHKNQKKVKKLQQTLVASKHADQYRIKGELLTTYLNQVRRGMTSIELKNYYDNQKMLHITLSPNLTPSKNAQKYFKKYQKLKKAVIFVNEQLAKAQEEIAYLEEIQSEIELAEPEDLPEIKLELQQQGYLKNQKKAKKNKPRQSTSQPTVFYSSDKTKISVGKNNFQNDRLTLKTASKNDIWLHAKNVPGSHVIIHKSDPTQQTLLEAANLAAYFSKSRQSATVPVDYVMVKRIRKPNGARPGFVIYEGQKTLFVTPEPELIKKLAIKPNN; encoded by the coding sequence ATGTCTTTTGATGGTCTATTTACACGTGCGATAGCTGCTGAATTGAATCAACAGCTTGCTAACGGTCGTATTGGTAAAATTTCACAGCCCTACCCTAATGAAGTGATTTTAACTATTCGAGCTCACCGCCATAACTTTCCACTATTATTGTCAGCCCATCCGAGTTACGCTCGAATTCAAATTACGCAAATTCCCTTTAAAAACCCCATTGTTCCGACAAATTTCACTATGTCTTTACGTAAATATTTAGAGGGTGCAAAATTATTAAATATTGAACAATTAGCTAATGATCGTGTATTATTTTTAAATTTTGCAACTCGAAATGAGCTGGGTGATGAATTACCCTTGCAATTAAGTATCGAAATTATGGGGCGTTACAGCAATATTATCTTGATTGATCAAACAACCCAAAAGATTATTGACACTATCAAGCATATTGGTCCCGGACAAAACCGTTATCGAACCTTGCTTCCAGGTGCAAATTATATTCAACCACCTCAGCAAGCTAAAATTAATCCCTTTAATGATAATGATAAGCAGTATCAGTATTTAGTAGCTGATTATCCTAATCGTGAAGTTTTAGCCCAAAAACTACAGCAAGTTTATCAGGGATTTGCTAAAGAGCATGCCCTTTATTTTGCTGATCAACTTCATCGAACAGATCAAGCAATGGCAGATAATTGGCAAGCAACTTTAAAACAAGTAAATCACCCAGCACCATCTATTGTAAAAAATGAAGACCAACGGCAGGTATTTTTTACATTTTTAGCGTTTCCCACCAAAAATGTCTTGCATCAAACTGCAACACTTAGCGAAATTTTAGATCTTTACTATCAACAAAAAGCGAATCATGATCGAGTACAACAACTGGCTGGGCAACTAATCAGCTTAATACGTAATCAGTTGCATAAAAATCAAAAAAAAGTAAAAAAGCTGCAACAAACTTTGGTTGCTAGCAAGCATGCTGATCAATATCGAATTAAAGGCGAACTGCTGACAACTTATTTAAATCAAGTTAGACGTGGTATGACTAGCATTGAATTAAAAAACTATTATGACAATCAAAAAATGTTGCATATTACTCTATCGCCTAATTTAACACCCTCAAAAAATGCCCAAAAATATTTTAAAAAATACCAGAAATTAAAAAAAGCAGTCATTTTTGTTAACGAACAATTGGCTAAAGCACAAGAAGAAATAGCCTATTTAGAAGAGATTCAATCGGAAATTGAATTAGCTGAACCAGAGGATTTACCCGAAATAAAACTTGAGTTGCAGCAACAAGGTTATTTAAAAAATCAAAAAAAAGCTAAAAAGAACAAGCCACGTCAGTCAACCAGTCAACCGACCGTTTTCTATAGCTCTGACAAAACAAAAATTTCGGTTGGAAAAAATAATTTTCAAAATGATCGCTTAACTTTAAAGACTGCCAGTAAAAATGACATCTGGCTACATGCTAAAAATGTACCTGGATCACATGTTATCATCCATAAATCGGACCCCACTCAACAAACGCTACTTGAAGCAGCTAATTTAGCTGCATACTTTTCTAAGTCTCGTCAGTCAGCAACCGTTCCAGTTGACTATGTCATGGTGAAGAGAATTCGCAAACCTAACGGAGCTCGACCAGGATTTGTAATTTACGAAGGTCAGAAAACATTATTTGTTACACCTGAACCTGAACTGATAAAGAAACTAGCAATTAAGCCTAATAATTAA
- the plsY gene encoding glycerol-3-phosphate 1-O-acyltransferase PlsY: MLVIAYLLGSIPSGVWIGKLFYHKDIRQYGSGNMGTTNTFRVLGKKAGMVVLLLDMLKGTLAACQPYLFHVSINVLIIGCAAVAGHVFPLFARFRGGKAVATSAGILLAYNPVFFLIAWVIFLTTLYLTSMVSIASMVGMTLITILSFFFHDSILTIIALVLTIFVFYRHKGNLKRIHEGDENLVPFGLYYRRHQSKK; encoded by the coding sequence ATGCTGGTGATTGCCTATTTGCTTGGATCAATTCCTTCAGGCGTTTGGATAGGAAAATTATTTTACCACAAAGATATTCGTCAATACGGTAGTGGAAATATGGGAACGACTAACACTTTCCGTGTCTTAGGAAAAAAAGCTGGAATGGTTGTGTTATTGTTAGATATGTTGAAAGGAACTTTAGCTGCTTGTCAGCCTTATCTATTTCACGTATCAATCAATGTTTTGATTATTGGCTGTGCTGCTGTTGCTGGCCATGTCTTCCCACTTTTTGCACGGTTTCGAGGTGGCAAAGCCGTTGCAACTAGTGCTGGAATTTTACTAGCCTATAATCCAGTCTTTTTTTTAATTGCTTGGGTTATTTTTCTAACAACGCTTTATTTAACCAGTATGGTTAGTATTGCTAGTATGGTTGGAATGACTTTGATCACTATTTTGTCATTCTTTTTCCACGATAGCATTTTAACAATTATTGCTTTAGTTTTAACAATTTTTGTCTTTTATCGCCATAAAGGAAATTTGAAACGAATTCATGAAGGTGATGAAAATCTTGTCCCCTTCGGCTTATATTATCGTCGTCATCAATCTAAGAAATAG
- the hslU gene encoding ATP-dependent protease ATPase subunit HslU, with amino-acid sequence MDHERIAKMNPIDKTPKQIVKELNNYVIGQTDAKKAIAVALRNRYRRLQLDAEMQAEITPKNVLMIGPTGVGKTEIARRLAKIVAAPFVKVEATKFTEVGYVGRDVESMIRDLVEVAYKMEKEAEYQQVHSQAVQEADKQLIKLLVPAERKQKQAESQQNFMQMLKNLQNGNLDNLMPNQTPEENITDEIRDQRLSVSEKLKKGLLENRSVTVPVEDPNRSYQNQAGMLGQMGIDLGDALSALTPTKKVMRTMTVADAREVLARQAAEKLINTAEVADRAIKRAENTGIVFIDEIDKVTSKSKTNSGEVSREGVQRDILPIVEGSQVQTKYGLLNTDHILFIASGAFHESKPSDLIAELQGRFPIRVELDDLSATDFVKILTEPSNALIKQYMALIGTDNIRVTFTIEAIQRISEIAYQVNHENENIGARRLHTILEKLLEDLLYEGPDMQMGDITITEAYVEQKIGNIAKNKDLSQYIL; translated from the coding sequence ATGGATCACGAAAGGATAGCGAAAATGAACCCAATAGATAAAACTCCCAAACAGATTGTTAAAGAACTAAACAACTATGTTATCGGTCAAACAGATGCTAAAAAAGCAATTGCGGTGGCTTTAAGAAATCGTTATCGTCGTTTGCAGCTTGACGCAGAAATGCAAGCTGAGATCACCCCTAAAAACGTCTTGATGATTGGACCAACAGGTGTCGGCAAAACTGAAATAGCTCGTCGACTTGCTAAGATTGTTGCTGCACCATTTGTGAAAGTTGAAGCAACTAAATTTACTGAGGTTGGTTATGTGGGTCGTGATGTTGAGTCGATGATTCGTGATTTAGTTGAAGTGGCTTATAAAATGGAAAAAGAAGCTGAATATCAACAAGTTCATTCACAAGCTGTGCAAGAAGCTGACAAACAGTTAATTAAGCTCTTAGTTCCTGCGGAAAGAAAGCAAAAACAAGCTGAATCACAACAGAACTTTATGCAAATGTTAAAGAATTTGCAAAATGGAAATTTAGATAATTTGATGCCTAATCAGACACCTGAAGAAAATATTACTGATGAAATTCGTGACCAACGTTTATCAGTCAGTGAGAAATTGAAGAAAGGCTTGCTTGAAAATCGTTCAGTAACGGTTCCTGTTGAGGATCCTAATCGCAGTTATCAAAACCAAGCTGGCATGTTAGGGCAAATGGGAATCGATCTTGGTGATGCTTTATCAGCGTTGACACCGACCAAGAAAGTTATGCGGACAATGACAGTCGCTGATGCTCGGGAGGTTTTAGCACGGCAGGCAGCTGAAAAGTTGATTAATACTGCCGAAGTAGCTGATCGGGCAATCAAACGTGCTGAAAATACGGGTATCGTCTTTATTGATGAAATTGATAAAGTAACTTCTAAAAGTAAAACAAACAGCGGTGAAGTTTCTCGTGAAGGAGTTCAACGTGATATTTTACCAATTGTTGAAGGATCTCAAGTTCAAACAAAGTATGGTCTTTTGAATACTGACCATATTTTGTTTATTGCATCTGGTGCTTTTCATGAAAGTAAGCCAAGTGATTTGATTGCTGAATTGCAGGGACGTTTTCCAATCCGAGTTGAGTTGGATGATTTGAGTGCGACTGATTTTGTTAAAATTCTGACTGAACCAAGTAATGCGTTAATCAAGCAATATATGGCTTTAATTGGAACAGACAACATCAGAGTTACCTTCACAATTGAAGCAATTCAGCGAATTTCTGAGATTGCCTACCAGGTAAATCATGAAAATGAAAATATTGGAGCACGACGACTGCATACAATTTTAGAAAAACTATTGGAAGATTTATTGTATGAAGGACCCGATATGCAGATGGGTGATATTACAATTACTGAGGCTTATGTTGAACAAAAAATTGGAAACATTGCTAAAAACAAAGATTTAAGTCAATATATTCTTTAG
- the parE gene encoding DNA topoisomerase IV subunit B codes for MGNISYNDDSIQVLKGLEAVRKRPGMYIGSTDSKGLHHLVYEIVDNAVDEALGGFGKEIKVILHRDGSVTVIDHGRGLPTGMHALGIPTVEVIFTVLHAGGKFGQGGYKTSGGLHGVGASVVNALSSKLTVKTVRDGVAYQEDFSNGGNPQGTLRKLGKTKEKSGTEVTFRPDPAIFSTTHYHYDVLAERLRESAFLLKGVKIILVDERNDQQDEFVYAEGIKEFVDYLNEDKDTLGPVMYFEGTREKIEVEVAGQYNDGYSENILSFVNNVRTKDGGTHEVGMRSAWTKAFNDYARQVGLLKEKDKNLEGSDVREGLAAVISVRVPEDLLQFEGQTKEKLGTPEARSIVDGIVSEQLGFFLLENGEFAQDLVRKALKAREARQAARKARDESRNGKKKHHKERLLSGKLTPAQSKNAKHNELFLVEGDSAGGSAKQGRDRKFQAILPLRGKVLNTEKAKLPEILKNEEISTMIYTIGAGAGTDFNLPDANYDKIIIMTDADTDGAHIQILLLTFFFKYMRPLIEAGKVYIALPPLYKLQKKIKKKVLVKYAWTDEELQYAIKEMKQGYTLQRFKGLGEMNADQLWETTMNPETRTLVRVKIDDNALAEKRVTTLMGDKVEPRRRWIEKNVEFTLEEDGSLLDNAVVEGAHGLKTSGSQPNSVDEGGKN; via the coding sequence ATGGGTAATATCAGCTATAATGACGATTCGATTCAAGTGCTGAAAGGGCTTGAAGCTGTCCGTAAGCGACCGGGAATGTATATTGGTTCGACCGATAGCAAAGGACTGCATCACTTGGTCTATGAAATTGTTGATAACGCGGTTGATGAGGCCTTGGGTGGCTTTGGAAAAGAAATCAAAGTGATTCTTCATCGCGATGGAAGTGTTACTGTAATCGACCATGGAAGAGGACTTCCCACGGGCATGCATGCATTGGGAATTCCAACAGTCGAAGTAATTTTTACTGTTTTGCATGCTGGCGGTAAGTTTGGCCAAGGTGGTTATAAAACTTCTGGTGGCCTACATGGCGTTGGTGCCAGCGTTGTTAATGCTCTATCTAGCAAGTTAACTGTCAAAACAGTTCGTGATGGTGTTGCTTATCAAGAAGATTTTTCTAATGGCGGTAACCCCCAAGGAACACTGCGCAAATTAGGTAAAACAAAAGAAAAAAGTGGAACAGAAGTTACTTTTCGACCAGATCCAGCAATCTTTTCAACTACTCATTATCATTACGATGTGTTAGCCGAACGATTACGAGAGTCGGCTTTTTTGCTGAAAGGTGTCAAAATAATCTTAGTTGACGAACGAAATGATCAGCAAGATGAATTTGTTTATGCTGAGGGAATTAAGGAATTTGTTGACTATTTAAATGAGGATAAAGACACTTTAGGCCCAGTAATGTACTTTGAAGGTACACGGGAAAAAATTGAAGTTGAAGTAGCTGGACAGTATAATGACGGTTACTCAGAAAATATCCTTTCTTTTGTCAATAATGTGCGGACTAAAGATGGTGGCACTCATGAAGTCGGTATGCGTTCCGCTTGGACTAAAGCTTTTAATGACTACGCTCGACAAGTTGGATTGTTAAAAGAAAAAGATAAAAATTTAGAAGGATCAGATGTTCGTGAAGGATTAGCAGCAGTTATCTCAGTTCGAGTACCAGAAGACTTGTTACAATTTGAAGGACAAACCAAAGAAAAATTGGGTACGCCTGAGGCTCGTTCAATTGTTGACGGAATTGTCAGTGAACAACTAGGCTTTTTCTTGCTTGAAAATGGTGAATTTGCTCAAGACTTAGTTAGAAAAGCGCTTAAAGCTCGTGAGGCTCGTCAAGCGGCTCGAAAAGCTCGTGATGAATCACGTAATGGAAAGAAAAAGCACCATAAAGAACGTTTGCTGTCCGGAAAGCTGACTCCGGCGCAATCAAAAAATGCCAAGCACAACGAATTGTTCTTGGTCGAAGGAGACTCAGCGGGTGGTTCTGCGAAGCAAGGCAGAGATCGAAAATTCCAAGCAATTTTGCCTTTGAGAGGGAAAGTCTTAAATACTGAGAAAGCCAAATTACCTGAAATCTTAAAAAATGAAGAAATCAGTACAATGATCTATACAATTGGAGCCGGAGCGGGTACTGATTTTAATTTGCCTGATGCAAACTATGATAAAATCATTATTATGACGGATGCTGATACTGATGGTGCTCATATTCAGATATTGTTGTTGACCTTTTTCTTTAAATATATGCGCCCATTGATTGAAGCTGGAAAAGTTTATATTGCTTTGCCACCACTTTATAAATTGCAGAAAAAAATCAAAAAGAAAGTCTTAGTTAAATATGCTTGGACGGATGAAGAATTGCAATATGCAATTAAAGAAATGAAGCAAGGTTACACTCTGCAAAGATTTAAAGGACTTGGTGAGATGAATGCTGATCAACTCTGGGAAACAACGATGAATCCGGAGACAAGAACATTAGTTAGAGTGAAAATTGATGATAATGCTTTAGCTGAAAAACGAGTTACAACTTTGATGGGAGACAAAGTTGAACCTCGGCGCCGTTGGATTGAAAAAAATGTAGAATTTACACTCGAAGAAGATGGCAGTTTGCTTGATAATGCTGTTGTTGAAGGTGCCCATGGACTTAAAACTAGTGGATCACAGCCAAACTCAGTAGATGAAGGAGGCAAGAATTAA